One part of the Longimicrobium sp. genome encodes these proteins:
- a CDS encoding SDR family oxidoreductase — protein sequence MERVLIAGCGYVGSALAARLAADGDEVWGMRRSPDGLPAGVRPLAADLRDPATLAGVPEGLTTVFYTAAADGGSEDDYRAVYVDGPRNLLAALKAQGQRPRRVIFTSSTGVYAQCGGEWVDEDSPAEPAGFRGRTMLEGESIVLGGPFPGVVLRLGGIYGPGRTSYIDRVRSGAAECTAVTTYTNRIHRDDCAGALRHLMHLPSPESIYIGVDREPAESCEVLHWLAATLGQPAPRRAEVAVAPRSNKRCGSDRLASSGYTFRYPTYREGFAALL from the coding sequence GTGCGGATACGTGGGCTCGGCGCTGGCGGCGCGCCTCGCCGCGGACGGGGACGAGGTGTGGGGGATGCGCCGCTCGCCCGACGGCCTCCCCGCGGGTGTGCGCCCGCTCGCGGCGGACCTGCGCGACCCGGCGACGCTGGCGGGGGTGCCGGAGGGGCTCACCACCGTCTTCTACACGGCGGCGGCGGATGGAGGGTCGGAGGACGATTACCGTGCGGTGTACGTGGACGGCCCGCGCAACCTGCTCGCGGCGCTCAAGGCGCAGGGGCAGCGGCCACGGCGCGTCATCTTCACCTCCAGCACCGGCGTGTACGCCCAGTGCGGCGGCGAGTGGGTGGACGAGGATTCGCCGGCCGAGCCGGCCGGATTCCGCGGGCGCACGATGCTGGAGGGGGAGTCGATCGTCCTCGGGGGCCCGTTTCCTGGCGTGGTGCTGCGGCTGGGCGGGATCTACGGGCCCGGCCGCACGAGCTACATCGACCGCGTGCGCTCCGGCGCGGCCGAGTGCACGGCCGTCACCACGTACACCAACCGCATCCACCGCGACGACTGCGCCGGCGCGCTCCGCCACCTGATGCACCTACCGTCGCCGGAATCGATCTACATCGGCGTGGACCGAGAGCCGGCGGAGAGCTGCGAGGTCCTGCACTGGCTCGCGGCCACACTGGGCCAGCCTGCGCCCCGCCGCGCGGAGGTCGCCGTTGCCCCGCGCAGCAACAAGCGCTGCGGCAGCGACCGGCTCGCGTCGTCCGGTTATACGTTTCGCTATCCCACGTACCGCGAAGGGTTTGCGGCGCTGTTGTGA